The following coding sequences lie in one Spea bombifrons isolate aSpeBom1 chromosome 5, aSpeBom1.2.pri, whole genome shotgun sequence genomic window:
- the LRRC3B gene encoding leucine-rich repeat-containing protein 3B: MHLVDLWLTRSLSMCLLLQSFVLMILCFHSASMCPKGCLCSHSGGLNVSCSNANLKEIPRDIPPETVLLYLDSNQITSIPNDIFKDLHQLKVLNLSKNGIAFIDENSFKGVAETLQILDLSDNQITSVHKNAFSNLKGRARIANNPWHCDCTLQQALRSMASIHETTSNVICKTSDLDEHTGRALLTNANDADLCNIPKRTTDYAMLVTMFGWFTMVISYVVYYVRQNQEDARRHLEYLKSLPSRQKKPDEADDISTVV, encoded by the coding sequence ATGCATTTGGTAGACCTGTGGCTAACACGTTCTCTCTCCATGTGTCTGCTCTTACAGAGTTTTGTTCTAATGATACTGTGCTTTCATTCTGCCAGTATGTGCCCCAAAGGCTGCCTTTGTTCTCATTCAGGAGGCTTAAATGTCAGCTGCAGTAATGCAAATCTCAAGGAAATACCAAGAGACATACCCCCTGAAACTGTTTTACTCTACCTAGACTCTAATCAAATAACATCTATCCCTAATGATATTTTTAAAGACCTCCACCAGTTGAAGGTTCTTAACTTATCCAAAAATGGCATTGCATTTATAGATGAGAACTCTTTTAAAGGTGTTGCAGAAACATTGCAGATTTTAGACTTGTCAGACAACCAGATTACAAGTGTCCACAAGAATGCATTCAGCAACTTAAAGGGACGGGCCAGAATTGCTAACAACCCGTGGCATTGCGACTGTACATTGCAGCAGGCTTTGAGGAGCATGGCATCCATTCATGAGACTACCAGCAATGTCATCTGCAAGACGTCTGACCTGGATGAACATACCGGACGGGCTTTGCTGACTAATGCTAACGATGCAGACCTTTGCAATATTCCCAAAAGGACTACAGACTATGCCATGTTGGTCACTATGTTTGGCTGGTTCACCATGGTGATTTCCTATGTGGTATACTATGTAAGGCAAAACCAGGAGGATGCAAGAAGGCATCTTGAATACTTGAAATCTCTGCCAAGCaggcaaaaaaaaccagatGAAGCCGATGACATTAGCACTGTGGTATAG